One genomic region from Streptomyces sp. NBC_00457 encodes:
- a CDS encoding NHLP bacteriocin export ABC transporter permease/ATPase subunit, with amino-acid sequence MTSVHEGDLVLGALGQMGTPIDCTGLNRLDLEGPQVLWLVASGAMDLFAVDAEQQGHWHHLGRLETGSLLLGPVPGPQHTLVARPSRGCVVHRIGLRELYQPANTQTWSYDEYGNPQYVPPTTSPLEYALALGVGRSLSILFQAPMAGDNAAAPTDDDVFWMQVPPGSVQYGSLYGAEAAADLLMDPGVWQGMVDQQYRLLATLDRWIEQLERTHETRTAAGIKAGEAVRAEADRTLLASIGKSSAKRATAADADASYAACKLVAQASGITLAEPAQTGTGSDRLDPVEQIAVASRVRTRAVRLDGRWWRDNVGPMVGHRALSGAPVALLWRRGGYVAVHPATGRETPIEKANAEEFEPRAVMFYRPLPDRGLTPLRLLRFSMRGTSGDLTSLVISGLVTVAIGALVPIATGKVLGEFVPKAQTGLIVQVCLAVMVSSVVAAAFMLLQNLTILRLEGRIEATLQPAVWDRLLRLPTKFFTERSTGELASAAMGISSIRRLMAGVGPVVAQSLTVGVMNLALLFWYSVPMALAAIGMLVVIAAVFLGLGLWQVRWQRRLVVLGNKLNNQAFQTLRGLPKLRVAAAENYAYAAWASEFARSRELQQKAGHIKNLNAVLSAVYLPLCTLLMFMLLAGPARGEMSAAAFLTFNTSVTMLLTSVTQLTGAFVSAVAALPLFEEIKPVLDATPEVRTASTRPGPLTGAIETRRLSFRYSDDGPLVLDDVSFEVRPGEFVAIVGPSGCGKSTLLRLLIGFDKPVSGSVLYDGQDLAALDQSAVRRQCGVVLQHAQPFTGSILDVICGTEPYTPEEAMAAAAMAGLAEDIQRMPMGLHTIVAGNGAISGGQRQRLMIAQALIRRPRILFFDEATSALDNETQRTVIESTKALNATRIVIAHRLSTVLDADRVIVMEDGKVAQQGPPAQLLADTGGRLHELVKRQMA; translated from the coding sequence ATGACGTCCGTACATGAGGGCGACCTGGTCCTCGGCGCGCTGGGTCAGATGGGCACGCCGATCGACTGCACCGGGCTCAACCGCCTCGATCTCGAAGGCCCGCAGGTGCTGTGGCTGGTCGCGTCCGGCGCCATGGACCTGTTCGCCGTCGACGCCGAGCAGCAGGGCCACTGGCACCACCTCGGCCGCCTCGAGACCGGCTCGCTGCTGCTCGGCCCGGTGCCGGGGCCCCAGCACACCCTGGTCGCCCGCCCGTCCCGCGGCTGCGTCGTCCACCGCATCGGGCTGCGCGAGCTGTACCAGCCCGCGAACACCCAGACCTGGTCGTACGACGAGTACGGCAACCCCCAGTACGTCCCGCCCACGACCAGCCCGCTGGAGTACGCCCTCGCGCTCGGCGTCGGCCGCAGCCTGTCGATCCTCTTCCAGGCGCCGATGGCCGGCGACAACGCCGCCGCGCCCACCGACGACGACGTGTTCTGGATGCAGGTGCCGCCGGGCAGCGTGCAGTACGGCTCCCTGTACGGCGCGGAGGCCGCCGCCGACCTGCTGATGGACCCGGGTGTCTGGCAGGGCATGGTCGACCAGCAGTACCGGCTGCTGGCGACGCTGGACCGCTGGATCGAGCAGCTGGAGCGCACCCACGAGACACGGACGGCGGCCGGTATCAAGGCCGGTGAGGCGGTGCGCGCCGAGGCCGACCGGACGCTTCTCGCGTCGATCGGCAAGTCATCGGCGAAGCGTGCGACGGCCGCCGACGCGGACGCCTCCTACGCCGCGTGCAAGCTGGTCGCCCAGGCCTCGGGGATCACTCTCGCGGAGCCCGCGCAGACCGGCACCGGAAGTGACCGGCTCGATCCCGTCGAGCAGATCGCCGTCGCGTCCCGCGTCCGCACCAGGGCCGTACGCCTGGACGGCCGCTGGTGGCGGGACAACGTCGGCCCGATGGTCGGCCACCGGGCGCTGTCCGGAGCGCCGGTCGCCCTGCTGTGGCGGCGCGGCGGATATGTCGCCGTCCATCCGGCGACCGGCCGGGAGACGCCGATCGAGAAGGCCAACGCGGAGGAGTTCGAGCCGCGTGCGGTGATGTTCTACCGTCCGCTGCCGGACCGCGGGCTCACCCCGCTGCGGCTGCTGCGGTTCAGCATGCGGGGCACGAGCGGCGATCTGACGAGCCTCGTCATCAGCGGCCTGGTCACGGTGGCCATCGGCGCGCTGGTACCGATCGCGACCGGCAAGGTGCTCGGTGAGTTCGTACCGAAGGCGCAGACCGGTCTGATCGTGCAGGTCTGTCTGGCGGTGATGGTCAGCAGCGTGGTGGCGGCGGCGTTCATGCTGCTGCAGAACCTGACGATCCTGCGCCTGGAGGGCCGTATCGAGGCGACCCTCCAACCCGCCGTCTGGGATCGCCTGTTGCGGCTGCCGACCAAGTTCTTCACCGAGCGGTCGACGGGCGAGCTGGCCAGCGCCGCCATGGGCATCAGCTCGATTCGCCGGCTCATGGCGGGAGTCGGCCCGGTGGTCGCCCAGTCATTGACGGTCGGCGTGATGAACCTGGCGCTGCTGTTCTGGTACAGCGTCCCGATGGCCCTCGCCGCGATCGGCATGCTCGTGGTCATCGCCGCGGTGTTCCTGGGGCTCGGGCTGTGGCAGGTGCGCTGGCAGCGGCGGCTCGTCGTGCTCGGCAACAAGCTGAACAACCAGGCCTTCCAGACGCTGCGCGGGCTGCCCAAGCTCAGGGTCGCGGCGGCCGAGAACTACGCGTACGCCGCCTGGGCGTCCGAGTTCGCCCGCAGCCGCGAGTTGCAGCAGAAGGCGGGCCACATCAAGAACCTCAACGCGGTGCTGAGCGCGGTGTATCTGCCGCTGTGCACCCTGCTGATGTTCATGCTGCTGGCCGGTCCGGCGCGCGGCGAGATGTCGGCGGCGGCCTTCCTCACCTTCAACACGTCGGTGACGATGCTGCTGACCTCGGTCACCCAGCTCACCGGTGCCTTCGTCTCGGCGGTGGCCGCGCTGCCGCTGTTCGAGGAGATCAAGCCGGTGCTCGACGCGACACCCGAGGTGCGCACGGCGAGCACCCGGCCGGGACCGCTGACCGGAGCGATCGAGACACGGCGGTTGTCGTTCCGGTACTCGGACGACGGCCCCCTGGTCCTGGACGACGTGTCGTTCGAGGTGCGGCCGGGCGAGTTCGTGGCGATCGTCGGCCCCAGCGGCTGCGGCAAGTCGACGCTGCTGCGGCTGCTCATCGGCTTCGACAAGCCGGTCTCGGGCAGTGTGCTGTACGACGGTCAGGACCTGGCGGCGCTCGACCAGTCCGCCGTACGCAGGCAGTGCGGGGTGGTGCTCCAGCATGCGCAGCCGTTCACCGGCTCCATCCTGGACGTCATCTGCGGCACCGAGCCCTACACGCCCGAGGAGGCGATGGCGGCGGCGGCGATGGCGGGGCTCGCCGAGGACATCCAGCGGATGCCGATGGGGCTGCACACGATCGTCGCGGGCAACGGCGCGATATCCGGCGGCCAGCGGCAGCGGCTGATGATCGCGCAGGCGCTGATCCGGCGGCCCCGCATCCTCTTCTTCGACGAGGCGACCAGCGCGCTCGACAACGAGACGCAGCGCACGGTCATCGAGAGCACGAAGGCACTCAACGCCACCCGCATCGTCATCGCGCACCGTCTGTCGACGGTGCTGGACGCTGATCGCGTCATCGTGATGGAGGACGGGAAGGTCGCGCAGCAGGGGCCGCCTGCGCAGTTGCTGGCGGACACGGGTGGGCGGCTGCATGAGTTGGTCAAGCGTCAGATGGCATAG
- a CDS encoding SRPBCC family protein, whose amino-acid sequence MSVERTGTYLTLDDGRPAVRFTRTYDHPVDRVWQFVTDADELVHWFPSRAEIELRPGGTVKFSGDPAMEETTGTVLAVDEPRHLSFEWGGDELHFDLEALDDKRTRFTLTNILTTENTAARNGAGWDVCLTALDARARGDHFEGPHAGVNAPWEEVYASWVAAGVPSGASIPGVD is encoded by the coding sequence ATGTCCGTCGAACGCACCGGCACCTATCTGACCCTGGACGACGGCCGCCCCGCCGTCCGCTTCACCCGTACCTACGACCATCCCGTCGACCGCGTCTGGCAGTTCGTGACCGACGCCGACGAGCTCGTCCACTGGTTCCCGTCCCGCGCCGAGATCGAGCTGCGCCCCGGCGGCACAGTCAAGTTCAGCGGCGACCCGGCCATGGAGGAGACCACGGGCACCGTGCTCGCCGTTGACGAACCCCGGCACCTCTCCTTCGAATGGGGCGGCGACGAACTCCACTTCGACCTCGAAGCCCTGGACGACAAGCGCACCCGCTTCACGCTCACCAACATCCTGACCACCGAAAACACCGCCGCCCGCAACGGCGCCGGCTGGGACGTCTGCCTCACCGCCCTCGACGCCCGAGCCAGGGGCGACCACTTCGAGGGCCCGCACGCCGGCGTGAACGCACCCTGGGAGGAGGTCTACGCAAGCTGGGTTGCGGCCGGGGTTCCGTCCGGTGCCTCGATTCCCGGCGTGGACTGA
- a CDS encoding ArsR/SmtB family transcription factor, whose translation MSDAALWAALADPHRRAIVALLLERPRPVGEIVEACGLSQPSTSKHLRVLRDAGLVRVRQDAQRRVYALDPAPIEELDAWLAPYRKLWNRSLDALGRRLDETSDDSTEDPSPKD comes from the coding sequence ATGTCCGACGCCGCCCTCTGGGCCGCTCTCGCCGATCCTCACCGGCGGGCCATCGTCGCGCTGCTCCTGGAGCGGCCGCGGCCCGTGGGGGAGATCGTGGAGGCATGCGGGCTGAGCCAGCCGAGCACGTCGAAGCATCTGCGGGTGCTGCGTGATGCCGGTCTGGTGCGGGTCCGGCAGGACGCGCAGCGCCGGGTCTACGCTCTCGACCCCGCGCCGATCGAGGAACTCGACGCCTGGCTGGCCCCGTACCGCAAGCTGTGGAACCGCAGCCTGGACGCGCTGGGCCGCCGCCTGGACGAGACGTCGGACGACTCCACCGAGGACCCCTCTCCGAAGGACTGA
- a CDS encoding MFS transporter — MSQKTLAEGARAGAAASTEAASGKRWWILAIVALAQLMVVLDATIVNIALPSAQADLGFSDGNRQWIVTAYALAFASLLLLGGRIADLFGRKTAFLVGIVGFGAVSALGGAATSFEMLVVARALQGVFGALLAPAALSLLNTTFTDARERAKAFSVYGAIAGAGGAVGLLLGGILTDALDWRWTLYVNVVIALVAFVGGWMLLSNHRDAAGSKLDVPGTILVAGGLFGLVYGFSNAETHDWSAPQTWGFLLAGGVLLAAFAWWQTRASHPLLPLRILLDRDRGASLLAVLISGAGMFGVFLFLTYYLQLNLGFSPTKTGVAFLPMVAALMVSAQVGTTMLVPRLGPKAVIPLGFAIATGGMAWLTGIGLGSDYVSDVLPQLIIIGVGLGLVMPPAMQMATGGVAAEDAGVASATVNAMQQVGGSIGTALLNTLAASAATSYLSGRDATDKLVQAQSTIESYTTAFWWSAGFFAAGAVIAFLLFRRGVPQQDPDAAPVVHM, encoded by the coding sequence ATGTCCCAGAAGACCCTGGCAGAAGGCGCCCGCGCGGGTGCCGCGGCGTCGACCGAGGCGGCCTCCGGCAAGCGGTGGTGGATCCTCGCGATCGTCGCGCTCGCCCAGTTGATGGTCGTCCTCGACGCCACGATCGTGAACATCGCCCTGCCGTCGGCCCAGGCCGACCTCGGCTTCTCCGACGGCAACCGGCAGTGGATCGTGACGGCGTACGCGCTCGCGTTCGCTTCCCTGCTGCTGCTCGGCGGACGGATCGCCGACCTGTTCGGCCGCAAGACCGCCTTCCTCGTGGGGATCGTCGGCTTCGGTGCCGTCTCCGCACTCGGCGGCGCCGCGACCAGCTTCGAGATGCTGGTCGTCGCCCGTGCCCTCCAGGGTGTCTTCGGCGCCCTGCTCGCGCCCGCCGCGCTCTCCCTCCTCAACACGACCTTCACCGACGCCCGCGAGCGCGCCAAGGCGTTCAGCGTGTACGGCGCCATCGCGGGCGCCGGCGGTGCAGTGGGCCTGCTGCTCGGCGGCATCCTGACCGACGCGCTGGACTGGCGCTGGACGCTGTACGTCAATGTGGTCATCGCGCTGGTCGCCTTCGTCGGCGGCTGGATGCTGCTGAGCAACCACCGCGACGCGGCCGGCTCCAAGCTCGACGTGCCCGGCACGATCCTGGTCGCCGGTGGTCTGTTCGGGCTGGTCTACGGCTTCTCCAACGCCGAGACGCACGACTGGTCCGCGCCGCAGACCTGGGGCTTCCTGCTGGCGGGCGGCGTTCTGCTGGCGGCCTTCGCGTGGTGGCAGACCCGGGCGTCGCACCCGCTGCTGCCGCTGCGCATCCTGCTGGACCGCGACCGCGGGGCCTCGCTCCTCGCCGTGCTGATCAGTGGCGCCGGCATGTTCGGTGTGTTCCTGTTCCTCACCTACTACCTCCAGCTGAACCTGGGCTTCAGCCCGACGAAGACCGGCGTGGCCTTCCTGCCGATGGTCGCGGCGCTGATGGTGTCGGCGCAGGTCGGTACCACGATGCTGGTGCCGCGGCTGGGCCCCAAGGCCGTGATCCCGCTGGGCTTCGCGATCGCCACGGGCGGCATGGCCTGGCTGACCGGCATCGGGCTCGGCTCGGACTATGTGAGCGACGTGCTGCCGCAGCTGATCATCATCGGCGTGGGCCTCGGCCTGGTGATGCCGCCGGCCATGCAGATGGCCACCGGCGGGGTGGCCGCCGAGGACGCGGGCGTTGCCTCCGCCACCGTCAACGCCATGCAGCAGGTGGGCGGTTCGATCGGTACGGCGCTGCTCAACACGCTCGCCGCGAGCGCCGCGACGAGCTACCTGTCCGGCCGGGACGCCACGGACAAGCTGGTGCAGGCGCAGTCCACGATCGAGAGCTACACCACCGCGTTCTGGTGGTCGGCGGGCTTCTTCGCGGCGGGCGCGGTGATCGCGTTCCTGCTCTTCCGCCGCGGGGTGCCGCAGCAGGACCCGGACGCCGCGCCGGTCGTCCACATGTGA
- a CDS encoding Ppx/GppA phosphatase family protein — MRISVVDVGSNTVRLVVADAMGGAPLPVHTAKWRLRLSDEVGPGGRIPETAVERLVDAVAQASATASKWGAAGPLAFATAVVRGAPNRQDVLRAVRTRTGVELCTLPGEVEAELTFLGARRWMGWQSGPLALLDIGGGSLEVAFGRGRLPDFAASLPLGAGRLTREFFDGQDPPPPEQVKALRRRVRHQLRDVAARIRWEGPRSAVATSRTFQQLGRLCGAAPGRKGPFTERLLRRSDLRAAIDRLAALPAAERAELPGISAPRAKQSLAGAVVGHTAMKLTGLKAVTLCPWALREGILLRHLEDGSAWWAEITRHAEEAPPPEPVPLRVAAATD, encoded by the coding sequence ATGCGAATCAGCGTGGTGGATGTGGGGTCGAACACGGTCCGGCTGGTGGTGGCGGATGCGATGGGCGGGGCGCCGCTGCCGGTCCACACCGCCAAGTGGCGCCTGAGGCTGTCCGACGAGGTCGGGCCCGGCGGCCGCATTCCCGAGACGGCCGTGGAACGACTCGTCGACGCGGTGGCCCAGGCGAGCGCGACCGCCTCGAAATGGGGCGCCGCGGGCCCGCTGGCCTTCGCCACGGCTGTGGTGCGGGGCGCCCCGAACCGGCAGGACGTCCTGCGCGCCGTACGGACGCGCACCGGAGTCGAGCTGTGCACCCTGCCGGGCGAGGTCGAGGCCGAGCTGACCTTCCTGGGCGCCCGGCGCTGGATGGGCTGGCAGTCGGGGCCGCTCGCACTGCTCGACATCGGCGGCGGATCCCTCGAAGTGGCCTTCGGCCGCGGCCGGTTGCCGGACTTCGCGGCCTCCCTGCCGCTCGGCGCGGGACGGCTGACGCGTGAGTTCTTCGACGGCCAGGATCCCCCGCCGCCGGAGCAGGTGAAGGCGCTGCGCCGCAGAGTCCGGCACCAGCTGCGGGACGTGGCGGCCCGGATCCGCTGGGAGGGGCCGCGCAGCGCGGTCGCCACCTCCCGTACGTTCCAGCAGTTGGGGCGGCTGTGCGGAGCCGCGCCCGGCCGGAAGGGCCCGTTCACCGAACGGCTGCTGCGCCGCTCGGACCTGCGCGCGGCGATCGACCGGCTGGCCGCGCTGCCCGCCGCCGAACGCGCCGAACTCCCCGGCATCTCCGCGCCGCGTGCCAAGCAGAGCCTGGCGGGCGCGGTGGTCGGGCACACCGCGATGAAGCTGACCGGCCTCAAGGCGGTCACCCTCTGTCCCTGGGCACTGCGCGAGGGCATCCTGCTGCGGCACCTCGAGGACGGCTCCGCCTGGTGGGCGGAGATCACCCGGCACGCCGAGGAAGCCCCTCCCCCGGAGCCGGTGCCGTTGCGGGTCGCGGCCGCGACGGACTGA
- a CDS encoding iron-containing redox enzyme family protein, whose product MEQHRTEPSLPSARGRISAAVGEYLLGAGPLPRAEDITAAPAYGDDLQLALYLCYELHYRGFAGVPPDREWDPDLLRVRAALEHRFLSALRADSPVHDTVDGSLAELLVEPVDGAGVTHYLCDEGELWQLREYAAQRSLYHLKEADPHAWVLPRLSGRAKSAMAAVEFDEYGGGRPERLHACLFADLMTDLGLDPTYGRYLDAASADTLATVNLMSLLGLHRSLRGALVGHFAAVEITSSPGSRRLADALRRTGAGPAAVFFYDEHVEADAVHEQVVRHDVIGGLLDAEPHLAADVAFGVDVTGYLEDRLATALLTQWRAGRSSLRTPLEHDISGIS is encoded by the coding sequence ATGGAGCAGCACCGCACGGAACCCTCGCTGCCGTCGGCCCGCGGCCGGATCTCCGCAGCCGTCGGGGAGTACCTGCTGGGCGCGGGACCGCTGCCGCGCGCCGAGGACATCACCGCCGCACCTGCCTACGGCGACGACCTCCAGCTCGCCCTGTACCTGTGCTACGAACTGCACTACCGAGGCTTCGCGGGCGTGCCCCCGGACCGTGAGTGGGACCCGGATCTGCTGCGCGTCCGCGCGGCACTGGAGCACCGTTTCCTGTCCGCCCTGCGCGCGGACTCCCCGGTCCACGACACCGTCGACGGCTCGCTGGCGGAGCTCCTCGTCGAGCCCGTCGACGGGGCGGGGGTCACCCATTACCTCTGCGACGAGGGCGAGTTGTGGCAGCTGCGCGAGTACGCGGCCCAGCGTTCCCTGTACCACCTCAAGGAGGCCGACCCGCACGCCTGGGTGCTGCCGCGGCTGTCGGGCCGGGCCAAGTCGGCCATGGCGGCGGTGGAGTTCGACGAGTACGGCGGGGGCCGCCCCGAGCGGCTGCACGCCTGCCTGTTCGCCGACCTGATGACGGACCTCGGCCTGGACCCGACGTACGGCCGCTACCTCGACGCTGCCTCCGCCGACACCCTGGCCACGGTGAACCTGATGTCCCTCCTCGGCCTGCACCGGTCCCTGCGGGGTGCCCTGGTGGGCCACTTCGCGGCGGTCGAGATCACCTCGTCGCCCGGCTCCCGGCGACTCGCCGATGCCCTGCGCCGCACCGGAGCCGGTCCCGCCGCCGTGTTCTTCTACGACGAGCACGTCGAGGCCGACGCGGTCCACGAGCAGGTCGTACGCCACGACGTGATCGGCGGGCTGCTGGACGCGGAACCGCACCTCGCGGCGGACGTGGCCTTCGGTGTCGACGTCACCGGATACCTGGAGGACCGTCTCGCCACCGCCCTGCTCACGCAGTGGCGCGCCGGCCGGTCGTCGCTCCGCACGCCGCTGGAGCACGACATATCCGGTATCTCGTGA
- a CDS encoding HemK2/MTQ2 family protein methyltransferase, whose protein sequence is MNALALSLSPPGVYAPQDDTALLAGALSQERLPPNAEVLDVGTGTGALALQAARRGTRVTAVDVSWRAVWTARLNAWLAGLPVRIRHGDLFAPVREQTFDLILANPPYVPAPDPRPRARGGARSWDAGRDGRFVLDPLCQEAPALLRPGGVLLVVHSALSGPGRTLAHLRASGLRTTVTLRRRIAFGPVLHAREDWLRERGLLSAAQDKEELVVIRAERPR, encoded by the coding sequence ATGAACGCTCTGGCGCTTTCGCTCTCCCCACCCGGCGTGTACGCCCCGCAGGACGACACCGCGCTGCTGGCCGGTGCCCTGTCCCAGGAACGGCTCCCGCCGAACGCGGAGGTTCTCGACGTGGGCACCGGGACGGGTGCGCTGGCGCTCCAGGCCGCACGCCGGGGCACCCGGGTGACCGCGGTGGACGTGTCATGGCGGGCGGTGTGGACCGCACGGCTGAACGCCTGGCTGGCCGGACTTCCGGTCCGTATCCGGCACGGGGATCTGTTCGCCCCGGTGCGCGAGCAGACGTTCGACCTCATCCTCGCCAACCCGCCCTACGTGCCGGCACCCGACCCCCGCCCGCGGGCTCGTGGCGGGGCACGGTCGTGGGACGCGGGCCGCGACGGCCGGTTCGTCCTCGATCCGCTCTGCCAGGAGGCACCCGCCCTGCTGCGCCCGGGCGGAGTCCTGCTGGTCGTGCACTCCGCGCTGAGCGGTCCCGGCCGCACCCTCGCGCATCTGCGTGCATCAGGTCTGAGGACCACCGTGACACTGCGGCGGCGCATCGCGTTCGGCCCGGTGCTGCACGCCCGGGAGGACTGGCTGCGTGAGCGAGGCCTGCTGAGCGCGGCCCAGGACAAGGAAGAGCTGGTGGTCATCCGTGCCGAACGCCCCCGCTGA
- a CDS encoding CDGSH iron-sulfur domain-containing protein, translated as MPNAPADRPRRLTLHEPGPLLVDGPVEVELEDGTTVTSDRFRVALCTCRRSRRYPWCDTSHRRRTRRTSED; from the coding sequence GTGCCGAACGCCCCCGCTGACCGGCCGCGCCGTCTCACCCTCCACGAGCCGGGCCCACTCCTCGTGGACGGACCCGTCGAGGTGGAACTGGAGGACGGCACCACCGTCACCTCCGACCGCTTCCGGGTCGCCCTGTGCACCTGCCGGCGCAGCCGCCGTTACCCCTGGTGCGACACGAGCCACCGCAGGCGGACTCGGCGTACCTCCGAGGACTGA
- a CDS encoding STAS domain-containing protein produces MTPEADDRARERAEGTVVDAFRTARPAPNAHALTRPHGPFTVVEAAGDIDLATAGFLAEHLDAATAGPEPDVLVDLRSVDFFDCSGLRVLCRAEERAVARGGRLRLVADDPLLRRLLRASGLLERFPPLPGVPEALPSVPEELPRVPEDRD; encoded by the coding sequence ATGACGCCGGAAGCAGACGACCGCGCCCGCGAGCGGGCGGAGGGCACGGTCGTGGACGCCTTCAGAACGGCGCGGCCCGCGCCGAACGCTCATGCCCTGACCCGCCCGCACGGTCCGTTCACCGTGGTCGAGGCGGCCGGTGACATCGATCTCGCGACCGCGGGGTTCCTCGCGGAGCATCTCGACGCGGCGACCGCGGGGCCGGAGCCGGACGTACTGGTCGATCTGCGAAGTGTGGACTTCTTCGACTGCTCCGGCCTGCGCGTGCTGTGCCGGGCCGAGGAACGCGCCGTGGCGCGCGGTGGCCGGCTGCGGCTCGTCGCGGACGATCCACTGCTGCGCCGGCTGCTGCGCGCATCGGGACTACTGGAGCGGTTCCCTCCGCTTCCCGGTGTCCCGGAAGCACTTCCAAGTGTCCCCGAGGAGCTTCCCCGTGTCCCGGAGGACCGGGACTGA
- a CDS encoding protease inhibitor produces MRNTARWAATLGLTATAVCGPLTGAALATPAAPASLYAPSALVLTAGHGESAATVTPERAVTLTCAPKASGTHPVAADACAELRGADGDFDALKSKDGVLCTKQYDPVVVTVEGVWQGKRVSYERTFGNECVKNSYGASVFAF; encoded by the coding sequence ATGCGGAACACCGCGCGCTGGGCAGCGACTCTCGGCCTCACGGCCACCGCCGTCTGCGGACCCCTCACGGGGGCCGCGCTCGCCACCCCGGCCGCCCCCGCCTCGCTCTACGCCCCCTCGGCGCTGGTACTCACCGCCGGTCACGGCGAGAGCGCGGCCACCGTCACACCGGAACGCGCAGTCACCCTGACCTGCGCCCCGAAGGCCTCCGGCACCCATCCGGTGGCCGCCGACGCCTGTGCCGAACTGCGCGGCGCGGACGGTGACTTCGACGCGCTGAAGAGCAAGGACGGTGTGCTGTGCACCAAGCAGTACGACCCGGTGGTCGTCACCGTCGAGGGCGTCTGGCAGGGCAAGCGCGTCTCCTATGAGCGGACCTTCGGCAACGAGTGCGTGAAGAACTCCTACGGGGCGAGTGTCTTCGCGTTCTGA
- a CDS encoding alpha/beta fold hydrolase has product MTPFVLVAGARLGAWAWDEVAAELRAAGHEVHALTLSGLAEKQGVPAGQQTHVQDIVAEVERLDLRDVVLVGHSYAGIPVGQAAERIGERLARVVFVDSNVPVDGESFLSGWPSDHVREEIAAHNGSWPSAGADHYAGQGLTDEQIARIVAGQTPHPGATLTEPAVLKGPIAELPATYITCLLDGEDPMDAVAEALKSDHWELVEMDTGHWPMFSQPRELARVLRESVARP; this is encoded by the coding sequence ATGACTCCATTCGTGTTGGTGGCAGGGGCCCGGCTCGGAGCGTGGGCGTGGGACGAGGTGGCGGCGGAGCTGCGTGCGGCCGGTCATGAGGTGCACGCGCTGACCCTGAGCGGCCTCGCGGAGAAGCAGGGTGTGCCGGCGGGGCAGCAGACCCATGTCCAGGACATCGTCGCGGAGGTCGAGCGCCTCGATCTGCGGGATGTCGTCCTGGTCGGGCACAGCTACGCGGGAATCCCGGTGGGGCAGGCCGCCGAGCGCATCGGCGAGCGGCTGGCCCGTGTGGTGTTCGTCGACTCGAATGTCCCGGTCGACGGGGAGAGCTTCCTGTCGGGCTGGCCGAGCGACCACGTACGCGAGGAGATCGCCGCGCACAACGGCTCCTGGCCGTCGGCGGGTGCCGACCACTACGCGGGCCAGGGCCTGACGGATGAGCAGATCGCCCGCATCGTGGCCGGCCAGACACCGCACCCGGGCGCGACCCTGACCGAACCGGCCGTCCTGAAGGGCCCGATCGCAGAGCTGCCGGCGACGTACATCACATGCCTGCTCGACGGCGAGGACCCGATGGACGCGGTGGCCGAGGCACTCAAGAGCGACCACTGGGAACTCGTAGAGATGGACACCGGCCACTGGCCGATGTTCTCCCAGCCGCGCGAACTCGCCCGCGTCCTGCGCGAGTCGGTGGCCCGACCCTGA